A window of Pseudomonadota bacterium genomic DNA:
TCCTGAGGCGCGCCGGCATGCCGGCGCACAAGGGCGAAAAACGGTACAGGAAAACCGCGGGGCCGTTGCCCGCCTGCTGACCTTGCTCGATCCCCTGGTTCCGACGGGACAGTAGCGCGCCGGACCCAGCTAGTCGGCCAGCCAGGAATTTACTTCGTTGATGTCCTGAGCCGACAGGCTGCCGGCGGCCTGCTTCAGGCGCAGGACATTGACGATGTAGTCATAGCGGGTGCGTGCGTAATCGGTGCGCGCGCGAAACAGTTTCTGTCTCGCGTTGAGTACGTCTACCGTGGTGCGCGTACCGACCTCAAAGCCGGCTTCGGACGCCTGTAAGGCCTTCTCATTGGATTGCACGGCGCGGCGCAGGGCCCGCACCCGGGCGATCTGCGATAGCACGGCATCGTAGGCATCGCGTGTCGATCGTTCGGTCTCGCGAGCGACTCGCTCGACCCGCTCCCGGGCCGCGCGATGCTGATAAACCGACTGACGCACGGTTGAGGAGGTATTGCCGCCACTGAAAATCGGAATATTCAGTTGCAAAGAAACGCTGTTGCCAACGCTGTCCGAATTGCTTGGCGAAAACGGCTGGCCATCAACAGACTGGAAGGCCCTGCGATCCGATCCCGTTCGTGAAGCGATCAGATCCAGGGTCGGCAGATGGCCGGAGCGGTTGATGCGCACCTGGTCCTTGGCCACGTCCGCCTGCAGACGAGTTGAATTCAGGGCCAGGTTGTTTTTCAGGCCCTGTTCGACCCAGGAGTTCGCACTCGCCGGATCGGGGCTGACCAGCGGCAGGTCATCGCCGGGCCGCTGCAATTCATCGATATATTCGCCGGTAATTTCGCGCAATGATTCCTTGGCTGTCGACAGTGATCTGCGGGCGCCGATATCGGTCGAGACTGCAAGATCATAAGCAGCCTGGGCTTCGAGTACGTCGGTGATCGCGATCAGTCCGACTTCGAATCGCTTTTCGGCTTGCTCGAGCTGTCGCTTGGTCGCTTCCTTGTTGGCCACTTCGGCATCCAGTGTGTCCTGTGCTGCCAAAACATTGAAGTAGGCCTCGGCGACACGCAGCATTAGATCCTGCTGCGCCGCCTGGTAATCGACTTCCGCCTGTGCGACCTTTTTTTGCGCTTGCCTCAGACCGACGATTCGGTCCCAGCGAAAAAGGGGTTGCTGCAATTGCAGGCGCCACTGTGTATCACGCCTTACATCCGTTGCAAAACTCGATGGCCGAATGAGGATGGCGCCGGTAACAGGGTCCACTTGAAAAGAGGTGAAGCTACCGCCGCTATCGGTTTTGGCACGGGAATAGGACGCAGTGATCAGCGGCAACAGCGCCGCCCGGGCCTGTGGCGATGCTTCGCTGGAGGCCTGGCGATTGGCATTGGCTTCGCGCAACGTCGGGTCGCCGACCAGTGCTATCTGGTAGACCTCCGCCAGGTCAGTCCCGCCGGCCGTCGATGCGCCGAAAAAGATCAGCATGACAAGTATGGAACGTAAGATGATATGCATGGAAGTTCCTTTCGGCGGAAAGCCGACGACATAGTGTATTAGTTAACTATATCACTAAATCGGCAATTTTCAAAAAAACACTGTTTTTGCGTGGTTTTAACGTATCTTCGCTGTCAGCGGGCAAGGTTTGACCCATTGCTAGTAACTGGGTATGGACCGATCCACTTGTTCTGACCAGGCCAGGATCCCACCCTGGAGATTAAAAACCCGCGGGAAGCCATTTTGTACCAGGTAGGTGGCCACTTGCATGCTGCGCGCGCCGGAACGACACATCACCACGACAAGGCGCTTCCTATCGAGCTCGTCCATACGCTCGGGAACCTGATCCATCGGAATATGGAGTGCAGCCGACAGACTGGCAATGGCGAGTTCCCAGTTTTCGCGCACGTCAAGCAGCACCGGCGGCTGGCTGGAGGCAAGCAGATCGAAGCACTCTTTTGGCGTCATCTCCACCACTAAGTCCGACAGCCTCCTAGAAACGAAAGTGATCCGGTGCAACGACCTCGCGCATAGCCGTAATCACTGTTTCAAATAAGGGGTCGGTCAGCCACTCATCGTCGCCAACCCGGGTGACCAGCCTGGCGCGCATGACCGGTTCCCCGCCGACGATGACGAACAACCGGCCGCCTGTATTCAGCGCCTTTTCGAAGCGGCGATCGTATACTGGCAGCGACGCTGTTATGGCGATAACATCGTATTTGGGTTCCGCGCCAAGCTCCATCGCGTTCAAGGTTGCCAGCGACACGTTGTCGGCGCCTGAGCGGTCCAGGCTGGTTTGCGCCATCTCGGTCAGGTCCGGGAAAATATCGACGCTGCGTACCTGCTCCGCGAGAGTCGCCAGACAGGCGGTGAGAAAACCGCTGCCGGTTCCGATCTCAAGCACCTGGTCATCCTGGCCTGGGTTCAACGCCTGCAGAAGCTGGCCTTCCACCAGCGGAGACATCATGCATTGACCATGCGCCAAGGGGATAGTGCAGTCGGCGAAAGCTACCCCGGCATACTCAGCGGGCACAAAATCTTCGCGATTGACGCTGGCCAAAGCGTCCAGAATCTTTGCGTCCAGTACTTCGCCGGCCCTGATCTGTTGTTTGAGCATCTGCTGGCGCGCAAATTCAAGATTCATTTTTTTCTCCATCCCTGATTCCGCCCGCTGGAACTGGCTGTGCTGGCGGCCTGAAGATTACGCATTCAGCATCCGGGTGACAAGGCAATATACATGGCATTATGGTGAATACCACCAATTCGCCAGCGAACCTTGCGATATGCTTGGCGCCTTATCGGACAGGCTGTTTCAGCCTTTTACCGGGTCGTTGGCGGGATTGGTAT
This region includes:
- a CDS encoding TolC family outer membrane protein, yielding MHIILRSILVMLIFFGASTAGGTDLAEVYQIALVGDPTLREANANRQASSEASPQARAALLPLITASYSRAKTDSGGSFTSFQVDPVTGAILIRPSSFATDVRRDTQWRLQLQQPLFRWDRIVGLRQAQKKVAQAEVDYQAAQQDLMLRVAEAYFNVLAAQDTLDAEVANKEATKRQLEQAEKRFEVGLIAITDVLEAQAAYDLAVSTDIGARRSLSTAKESLREITGEYIDELQRPGDDLPLVSPDPASANSWVEQGLKNNLALNSTRLQADVAKDQVRINRSGHLPTLDLIASRTGSDRRAFQSVDGQPFSPSNSDSVGNSVSLQLNIPIFSGGNTSSTVRQSVYQHRAARERVERVARETERSTRDAYDAVLSQIARVRALRRAVQSNEKALQASEAGFEVGTRTTVDVLNARQKLFRARTDYARTRYDYIVNVLRLKQAAGSLSAQDINEVNSWLAD
- a CDS encoding sulfurtransferase — translated: MTPKECFDLLASSQPPVLLDVRENWELAIASLSAALHIPMDQVPERMDELDRKRLVVVMCRSGARSMQVATYLVQNGFPRVFNLQGGILAWSEQVDRSIPSY
- a CDS encoding protein-L-isoaspartate O-methyltransferase — encoded protein: MNLEFARQQMLKQQIRAGEVLDAKILDALASVNREDFVPAEYAGVAFADCTIPLAHGQCMMSPLVEGQLLQALNPGQDDQVLEIGTGSGFLTACLATLAEQVRSVDIFPDLTEMAQTSLDRSGADNVSLATLNAMELGAEPKYDVIAITASLPVYDRRFEKALNTGGRLFVIVGGEPVMRARLVTRVGDDEWLTDPLFETVITAMREVVAPDHFRF